Proteins from a genomic interval of Candidatus Palauibacter polyketidifaciens:
- a CDS encoding PPK2 family polyphosphate kinase → MIDFSPPESPFRISYDGDFDISRAVTAPPPDAPSEREMRKELKRTVRRISRLQRRLHAHRHYAVLLVFQAMDAAGKDSTLRAVMTGVNPAGFRINAFEAPSNLEARHDFLWRTTRRLPEKGRIGIFNRSYYEEVLIVRVHPEYLDRQKLPRRLPIMERCEERYQSIRDHERHLARNGTVILKFWLNISKDEQARRFLRRIDRPDKNWKFNRADIEERQHWDDYMAAYEDAINATARPWAPWYAIPADSKPWMRLLVAQLVRDQLATLDLTHPELPEEERAELQGYRAHLTAEL, encoded by the coding sequence ATGATCGACTTCTCGCCGCCGGAGAGTCCGTTCAGGATCAGCTACGACGGCGACTTCGACATCTCCCGCGCGGTGACGGCGCCGCCGCCCGACGCGCCCTCCGAGCGCGAGATGAGAAAGGAACTGAAGCGCACGGTACGCAGGATCTCGCGGCTCCAGCGGCGTCTGCACGCGCACCGCCACTACGCGGTGCTGCTGGTCTTTCAGGCGATGGACGCGGCCGGCAAGGATTCGACGCTGCGGGCGGTCATGACGGGCGTGAACCCCGCGGGTTTCCGGATCAACGCCTTCGAGGCGCCGTCCAACCTGGAGGCGAGACACGACTTCCTGTGGCGGACGACGCGCCGGCTCCCGGAGAAGGGCCGGATCGGGATCTTCAACCGCAGCTATTACGAGGAAGTCCTCATCGTGCGGGTCCACCCCGAGTATCTCGATCGGCAGAAGCTGCCCCGCCGGCTGCCCATCATGGAACGGTGCGAGGAGCGCTACCAGTCGATCCGGGACCATGAACGGCACCTGGCTCGGAACGGGACCGTGATCCTGAAGTTCTGGCTCAACATCTCGAAGGACGAGCAGGCCCGCCGCTTCCTCCGCCGCATCGACCGCCCCGACAAGAACTGGAAGTTCAACCGCGCCGACATCGAGGAACGGCAGCACTGGGACGACTACATGGCTGCCTACGAGGACGCGATCAACGCGACCGCCCGCCCGTGGGCGCCGTGGTACGCGATCCCCGCCGACTCGAAGCCCTGGATGCGGCTGCTCGTCGCCCAACTCGTGCGCGACCAGCTCGCCACACTCGACCTCACCCACCCGGAGCTACCTGAGGAAGAACGCGCCGAACTCCAGGGCTACCGCGCCCACCTCACCGCCGAACTGTAG